TCGATCCGCAGCGTCGCGTTCTCGATGTAGAAGTCGCTGGAATGCAGCACGAAGCCGCGCCCCGTATCGACCGGGCCGCCGCGGAGTACCTTCATACTCTCGGCGTTCTCCGGCAGCTTGATCTGGGCGCCCTTCTTGATGATACCGAGTTGCTCCAGCAACTCCGGAAAATCGATGCTGCCGGCGGGATGATTGACGATGATGCCCATCGCGCCCTCGGCCGAATGGGCGCAGAGATAGATCACCGAGCGCTCGAAGCGGGGGTCGCCCATGACCGGCATGGCGATCAAGAGCCGCCCGTCGAGATAGCCCGCCGAATTGGGGACGGCGGGGCCGGTCGCCGGGGTGCTGTCGCCAGTTCTCTTGCTCGCAGAACCCATC
This region of Bradyrhizobium sp. CCGUVB1N3 genomic DNA includes:
- a CDS encoding YqgE/AlgH family protein codes for the protein MGSASKRTGDSTPATGPAVPNSAGYLDGRLLIAMPVMGDPRFERSVIYLCAHSAEGAMGIIVNHPAGSIDFPELLEQLGIIKKGAQIKLPENAESMKVLRGGPVDTGRGFVLHSSDFYIENATLRIDDGVCLTATVDILRAIANGSGPKHAILALGYAGWAPGQLETEIQSNGWLHCDADADLIFGDDVDDKYARALRKIGIDPGMLSNEAGHA